In one Tindallia magadiensis genomic region, the following are encoded:
- a CDS encoding leucine-rich repeat protein codes for MIIESSAFRNNDLYYLTLPSTLTEIGHAAFSGNIIPLGRRLTIPDNIERIGDYAFYLNAWSSGEPSGIHEGLSVGKDAFQSR; via the coding sequence GTGATCATTGAAAGCAGTGCTTTCCGAAACAATGATTTATACTATCTCACACTACCATCAACACTAACAGAAATTGGCCATGCCGCTTTTTCAGGTAATATCATCCCATTAGGCAGACGACTCACTATTCCTGACAATATAGAACGTATTGGCGACTATGCCTTTTACCTTAATGCTTGGAGTTCAGGAGAACCAAGCGGGATTCATGAAGGCCTGTCGGTTGGAAAAGATGCCTTTCAGTCACGGTAA
- a CDS encoding leucine-rich repeat domain-containing protein: MVSIGNNAFRNNDLESVIVPDSVTSIGDRAFEGNSIHSVQLSNQLKTIDWNAFSNNQIQDISLPDTLESIGFNAFGGNQNIILRGSVGSLAEIYAQESNISFSLDTADSEQESEDSEDSQDEPEDTEDEEQEAEDSEIGLFITFS, from the coding sequence GTGGTCAGCATTGGTAACAACGCCTTTCGGAACAACGACCTAGAGTCCGTTATCGTACCGGACAGCGTTACTTCAATCGGCGATCGGGCTTTTGAGGGCAACTCGATTCACTCTGTCCAGCTATCGAACCAGTTGAAAACTATTGACTGGAACGCTTTTAGTAATAATCAGATTCAGGACATTTCTTTGCCAGATACCTTAGAAAGCATTGGATTCAATGCTTTTGGTGGTAATCAAAACATTATTCTCAGGGGAAGTGTTGGAAGTCTCGCCGAAATATATGCACAAGAAAGTAATATTTCTTTTTCATTAGATACTGCGGATTCTGAACAGGAGTCAGAGGATTCTGAGGATTCTCAGGATGAACCGGAAGATACAGAAGATGAAGAGCAAGAAGCAGAAGACTCGGAAATCGGGCTTTTTATAACCTTCAGCTAA
- a CDS encoding sirohydrochlorin chelatase, whose translation MKKALLILAHGSRVPETCDTVKNLAEAVKEKSEGLFPLSGYGFLQFAKPTFEEAAEKLIQEGAEEMVVSPFFLFAGHHMQHDLPEAIEALQQKYPKVTFKTTDVIGDDPRMADILLDQIQKVK comes from the coding sequence ATGAAAAAAGCATTATTAATTTTGGCTCATGGAAGCCGAGTACCCGAAACCTGTGATACGGTGAAAAATCTAGCGGAGGCTGTAAAAGAAAAATCAGAAGGTCTTTTTCCTTTATCCGGCTATGGTTTCCTGCAATTTGCAAAACCAACCTTTGAGGAAGCGGCAGAAAAACTGATTCAGGAAGGGGCAGAAGAAATGGTTGTGTCACCCTTCTTCTTGTTTGCCGGTCACCATATGCAGCATGACTTACCGGAAGCAATCGAAGCACTTCAGCAAAAGTATCCGAAGGTGACCTTTAAGACCACGGACGTGATTGGTGATGACCCCCGAATGGCGGATATTCTTTTAGATCAAATTCAAAAGGTAAAGTAG
- a CDS encoding cobyrinate a,c-diamide synthase: MAKGFVLAATHSGAGKTTITLALLKALKDEGFDVQACKVGPDFIDPQFHEIVTQKPSYQLDSCLMGDEGVKAQFQQLLQHPGASDLPKNPAKEKVLVIEGVMGLYDGLGSRKENGSTAWIARLLNVPVILIIDGAGMSTSAAAMVQGYRDYDPSVSLAGVIINRISSDKHYQLLKKPIERDLGVPCLGWMAKDEKLHLSSRHLGLVPAAEVDAAMETIQRASDSARKNIQLPKVLEVAAELEEKEADHQAFSSKNQPPFQIGIAKDQAFHFYYPANLDWLREQGFQLMPVSPLKDETLPETLDALYIGGGFPEMFGEALEANHSFRNSLLAKAEAGLPIYGECGGFQYLCESLTDFQGKTWQMAGVLPGKARMTERLQRFGYGNIRTDTKTGFFTKEIQASGHEFHRGVVDSEANQVIHVTKMQGPEDPSQPRQWSCGLTRHHTFGAFPHVFFPSNPEYVMEWLKKIKQWQPLTVQKGSEA; encoded by the coding sequence ATGGCAAAAGGATTTGTGCTGGCGGCCACCCATAGCGGTGCCGGAAAGACGACCATTACCCTGGCTCTTTTGAAAGCTTTGAAAGATGAAGGCTTTGACGTGCAGGCGTGTAAAGTGGGGCCGGATTTTATTGATCCTCAGTTTCACGAAATCGTTACCCAGAAACCTTCTTACCAGCTAGATAGCTGTTTAATGGGAGATGAAGGGGTGAAAGCGCAATTTCAACAGCTTCTTCAGCATCCTGGAGCTTCAGATCTTCCGAAAAATCCAGCAAAGGAAAAAGTGCTGGTGATAGAAGGTGTTATGGGACTGTATGACGGTTTAGGCAGTCGGAAAGAAAACGGGAGCACGGCCTGGATTGCCCGGCTATTGAATGTACCGGTAATCCTGATTATCGATGGAGCAGGTATGTCCACCAGTGCAGCGGCTATGGTTCAGGGTTATCGGGACTATGATCCGTCTGTTTCCTTAGCAGGGGTCATTATTAACCGGATATCCAGTGACAAACACTATCAACTTCTCAAAAAGCCGATTGAAAGAGATCTGGGAGTTCCTTGTCTGGGATGGATGGCGAAGGATGAAAAACTTCATCTAAGCAGCCGGCATCTAGGGTTGGTTCCTGCCGCTGAGGTAGACGCAGCCATGGAAACCATCCAGCGGGCATCCGATTCTGCCAGGAAAAATATTCAGTTGCCGAAAGTGTTAGAAGTAGCGGCAGAGCTGGAAGAAAAGGAAGCCGATCATCAGGCTTTTTCCTCAAAAAACCAGCCGCCCTTCCAAATAGGCATTGCCAAGGACCAGGCCTTTCACTTCTATTATCCGGCAAATCTGGACTGGTTGCGGGAACAGGGGTTTCAGCTAATGCCTGTAAGCCCTCTCAAGGATGAAACACTTCCTGAAACACTGGACGCCCTCTATATAGGCGGCGGATTTCCGGAGATGTTTGGCGAAGCACTGGAAGCAAACCATTCCTTTCGAAACTCTCTGCTGGCCAAAGCGGAAGCCGGCCTGCCAATTTATGGAGAATGTGGAGGGTTTCAATACCTTTGTGAAAGCCTGACAGATTTTCAGGGAAAGACCTGGCAAATGGCCGGGGTATTGCCGGGAAAAGCCCGTATGACGGAACGACTTCAACGGTTCGGCTATGGGAACATTCGTACCGATACAAAAACCGGTTTTTTCACCAAAGAGATTCAGGCGTCCGGTCACGAATTTCATCGTGGCGTAGTAGATTCGGAAGCCAATCAAGTCATTCATGTCACCAAAATGCAGGGTCCGGAAGATCCTTCCCAGCCACGGCAATGGAGCTGTGGACTGACTCGACACCATACCTTTGGAGCCTTTCCTCACGTATTCTTTCCTTCGAATCCGGAGTATGTGATGGAATGGCTGAAAAAAATTAAGCAATGGCAACCACTGACGGTGCAGAAAGGATCGGAAGCATGA